A stretch of Pangasianodon hypophthalmus isolate fPanHyp1 chromosome 9, fPanHyp1.pri, whole genome shotgun sequence DNA encodes these proteins:
- the rpp25a gene encoding ribonuclease P protein subunit p25a — MSLSSEELTYVSKQSSSCTPPVFEIYHSAADMTVSQSVCSSKPGQTGFRKVTSIGESSPCPIPGLGSGVLEMRVKEGTKIRNLLHFAISRLQGEGHVAPISQVMFTGLGRAITKTITCAEIVKRKVQGLHQVSKLQYRNIQEVWENQEGERVNVRKTVPSICILLSKEPLDPQELGYQSPTETSSRSEEEEQAGATASTGKRSFRHSSHGILPNAKRTAMGHSRQAAPSYQ; from the coding sequence atgtCCTTGTCCAGTGAAGAGCTGACTTATGTCAGCAAGCAGTCTTCCTCATGCACCCCACCTGTTTTTGAAATTTATCATTCTGCTGCAGACATGACTGTGAGTCAAAGTGTCTGTTCTTCAAAGCCAGGACAAACAGGATTCAGAAAAGTGACTTCAATTGGAGAATCAAGCCCATGTCCAATTCCAGGATTAGGATCTGGGGTGCTGGAGATGCGCGTCAAGGAGGGGACTAAAATTCGAAACCTTTTGCATTTTGCTATTTCCCGCTTGCAGGGGGAAGGACACGTGGCTCCCATATCTCAGGTTATGTTCACTGGCCTGGGTCGAGCCATCACTAAGACCATTACCTGTGCTGAGATTGTGAAACGTAAAGTCCAAGGGTTGCATCAAGTGTCAAAGCTTCAGTACAGGAACATTCAAGAGGTGTGGGAGAATCAGGAGGGTGAAAGAGTGAATGTACGTAAAACTGTTCCTTCAATTTGCATTCTACTTTCCAAAGAGCCACTGGACCCACAGGAGTTAGGATACCAGTCCCCTACTGAGACAAGCTCCAGATCAGAGGAGGAGGAACAGGCAGGTGCTACAGCAAGTACTGGGAAAAGATCTTTCAGGCACTCCTCTCATGGGATTTTGCCTAATGCAAAAAGGACTGCCATGGGACATAGTAGACAAGCAGCTCCCTCATATCAATAG
- the LOC113530128 gene encoding cytochrome c oxidase subunit 5A, mitochondrial, whose translation MFSSALRLSLSAARSIAQARPQNLAPLASRCYSHGKQETDEEFDARWVTYFNKPDIDAWELRKGMNTLIGYDLVPEPKILEAALRACRRLNDLGSAIRILEAVKDKAGPHKEIYPYVIQELRPTLNELGIPTPEELGIDKA comes from the exons ATGTTCAGTTCCGCCCTCCGCCTTTCCCTCTCCGCAGCTCGGAGCATAGCACAAGCCCGACCACAGAATCTCG CTCCTTTAGCTAGCCGCTGCTACTCCCATGGCAAGCAGGAGACAGATGAGGAGTTTGATGCCCGCTGGGTGACCTACTTCAACAAACCAGATATTGATGCTTGGGAGCTCAGGAAAG GTATGAACACTTTGATTGGTTATGACCTGGTACCTGAGCCCAAAATCCTGGAAGCAGCTTTGAGAGCCTGTCGGCGACTAAATGACTTGGGCAGCGCCATCCGTATTCTTGAGGCAGTTAAG GATAAAGCAGGTCCACACAAAGAGATCTATCCATATGTTATCCAAGAGCTTCGTCCCACGCTTAATGAGCTGGGAATTCCTACACCTGAGGAGCTTGGCATTGACAAAGCATAG